GGCGCCAGCCGGACATGCCGGCGGAACGGCTGTGGCGCGCGGACAGCGAGGTCCGTCCCGACCCTCGGCGGGCCGTGCTCGCGGCCGCGCGGCAGCATGCAGACGACCCGACCGCCGCCTTCGCCGCCGTGCGCCCCACCGCGCGCCGCTACCTCGACCTGCGCGCCGCCTATGCCTTCGCCCGCCGCCAGCCGCTGCCGGCATGGCCGCCGCTGCCCCCTGGCCCCCTGCTCAAGCCCGGCGGCCAGGACGCGCGGTTGCCCCTGCTGCGCCAGCGCCTGGCCGCCCAGGGCTACCTGGCGAGTGCCGAGGACGCGTCGAGTGCATTCGACTCGGCCAGTGTGCTCGCCCTGCAGCGCTTCCAGCGACAGCACGGCTTGCAGGCCGACGGCGTGCTCGGCCCAACCACCCTGTCCGAGTTGAACGTCAGTGCCCTGGCGCGCCGCGATCAGTTGCGCGTCAACCTCGAACGCCTGCGCTGGCATGTCGACGACCTGCGTCAGGCCCGCGTGCTGATCAACGTCGCCGCCGCCGAGCTGAGCGTGATCGACGGCGACCGCGAGCTGTGGCGCACCCGCACCCAGGTGGGGCGCCCCGCGCGGGCGACCCCGCTGCTGGCCTCGCGCATCGAGCGGCTGACCCTCAACCCGACCTGGACGGTGCCGCCGACCATCCTGCGCGAGGACAAGCTGCCGGCCATCCGTGCCGATATCGGCTTCCTGCAGCAGCACCAGATGAGCGTCTACGACCAGCAGGGCAACCTGCTCGACCCGCAGCAGCTGGACTGGAGCCGGCCCGGGGCGATCCTCCTGCGCCAGGCCGCCGGGCCGGGCAACCCGCTGGGCCGGGTGGCACTGCGCTTCCCCAACCCCTTTGCCGTGTACCTGCACGACACCCCGAGCCAGGCGCTGTTCGACAAGGCGCCGCGGCTGTTCAGCTCCGGTTGCGTGCGCATCGAGGCGGTCGACCAGCTGCTGCCCTGGCTGTTGGCGGAGGACGAACTGCAGGCCGTGCGTGACGGCATCGCCAGCGGCAAGACCCGCGAGTACCGCCTGCAGCAGTCGGTGGCGCTGCTCCTCGGCTACTGGACCGCGGAAGTCGTCGACGGACGGCTGCGCTACTTCCCCGACATCTACCAGCGCGACCCCGCGCTGCTCGCCGCGTTGCTCTCCGCACACCCCTGAAGGCGCCGCGGCGCTATGCTTACCCCGCACCCCCAGCAAAGGAGTTTTGCCCCGTGGAACTTGGTAGCGTCATCTTTCTCTTCGTCGGCCTGGCCGTGGCCGTGGTGTTCATGGGCTTCAAGGTGGTGCCGCAAGGCTACGAGTGGACAGTGGAGCGCTTCGGCCGCTACACCAACACCCTCAAGCCGGGGCTCAACATCATCGTGCCGGTGATGGACCGCATCGGGCGCAAGCTCAACGTCATGGAGAGCGTGCTGGACATCCCGCCGCAGGAGGCGATCAGCGCCGACAACGCCATCGTCACCATCGACGCGGTGTGCTTCTTCCAGGTGATCAACTCGGCCCAGGCGGCCTACGAGGTGAACAACCTGGAGCACGCCATCCGCAACCTGGTGATGACCAATATCCGCACCGTGCTCGGCTCCATGGAGCTGGACGCCATGCTCAGCCAGCGCGACGCCATCAACGAGCGCCTGCTGCGCACCGTCGACGAGGCCACCGCGCCCTGGGGCATCAAGGTCACCCGCATCGAGATCAAGGACATCAGCCCGCCGGCCGACCTGGTCGAAGCCATGGCCAGCCAGATGAAGGCCGAGCGCCTCAAGCGCGCGCAGATCCTCGAGGCCGAGGGCAAGCGCCAGGCCGAGATCCTCACCGCCGAGGGCGAGAAGCAGGCGCAGATCCTCAAGGCCGAAGGCGAGCGCCAGGCCGCCTTCCTCGAGGCCGAGGCGCGCGAGCGCGCGGCGCAGGCCGAAGCCGAGGCGACCCGCATGGTCTCCGAGGCCATCGCCCAGGGCAACGTGCAGGCGGTCAACTACTTCGTCGCGCAGAAATACGTCGATGCCCTCGGCCAGCTGGCCTCCGCCAACAACAGCAAGGTGGTACTGATGCCGCTGGAGGCCAGCCAGGTGATCGGCGCGGTGGCCGGCATCGGCGAGATCGTGCGCGCCACCTTCGATGGCAAGGACGGTAAGAAGGCATGATGGAATACCTGCAGCACCTGTCGTTCTGGGACTGGCTGGCCTTCGGCACCGTCCTGCTGATCCTCGAGGTGTTCGGCGCCGGCGGCTACCTGCTGTGGATAGGCGTGGCCGCCGCCTGCGTCGGCGTGCTCACCTACCTGTTCCCGGAGCTGCCCTGGGCCTGGCAGTTCATCGTCTTCGCCCTGCTCTCGGTGCTCACCGCCGTGCTCTGGTGGCAGCGCCAGCGCAGCGCCGCCAAGCCCTCCGATGTGCCGGGGCTGAACCAGCGCGGTCGCGAGTTCGTCGGCCGCACCTTCGTGCTGCATGAGGCGATCGTCGGCGGGCGCGGCAAGATCAAGGCCGGCGATACCCTGTGGCTGGTCAGCGGCCCCGACCTGCCGGCCGGCAGCGAAGTGCGGGTCACCGGGCAGGACGGCGTGCTGCTCAAGGTGGAAGCGTCCTAGGCATGCGCGGGCTGCGCGTCGCGCTGCCGCTGCTGGCCGGCCTGCTCGCGGGCTGCCAGCTGCTCGACCTCGACCGCCAGCTGCACAGTGCGCAGCGCGAGCTGCTGCTGGTGCCGGGGCAGCTGCAGGGCGAGCGGCAGGCGCTGGTCGTGCTGCTCGACGAAAACGACGCCCTGGTCGGCTACCGCATCGTGGCGCCGGACGAGCAGTTCTATTTCAGCGTGGAGCGCGGCGACTACCGCCTGCTGGCCTTCGTCGACGACAACCACAACTTCCGCCTCGACCCCGGCGAGCCGCGCCACTTCCTGCCGGCCGCCGACGCCGTGGCGCTGCGCTTGCAACCGACCCCCGCCCAGCGTGCCGAGCTGGCCGGGCTCAATCCCCTGGCGCCGCGCCGCGATGACGGCAGTGCCGTGCCGGCGGCGGACCTCAGCCTCGGCCGGCTGTACCGCGAGCATCCGCGCCTGCGCCACAACTACCTGCAGGTCGTCGAGTTCGACGATCCGCGCTTCGACCCGGCGCGCATCGAGCAGGGCGCCTGGCGCCCGCTGGATTTCGTTCGCGAGGTCGGCTACGGCCTGTATCTGCTGCGGCCCTGGCAGGCGGGGCGGGAGCCGGTGGTGCTGGTGCATGGCATCAACGACTCGCCGCGCAGCTGGCGCCAGCTGGCCGCGGCCATCGATCCGCAGCGCTTCCAGGTCCTGCTTTATCACTACCCCAGCGGTTCGCCGCTGAACAACAGTGCCTACCTGCTGAGCGAGGCCCTGCGTGATGTGCGGCTGCGCCATGGAGCCCCGCGCTTCCATCTGCTCGCACACAGCATGGGTGGCCTGGTGGCGCGGCGCAGCGTGCAGCTGCTCGACCCCGGCAGCAGCGCCGACCTGTGCCTGTTCATGACCCTGTCCACGCCCTGGGACGGGCATCCGGCTGCCGCCAGGGGAGTGGCCAGGGCGCCGGTGGTGGCGCCGGTGTGGCGCGACATGGCGCCGGGCAGCCGCTACCTGCAGGAGTTGTTCGCCACGCCGCTGCCGGCGCAGGCGCGGCACTGGCTGCTGGCCAGCTATCAGCCCGGCGGGCGCCAGCCGAGCGATGGCGTGGTGCCGCTGGCCAGCCAGCTGCGCGCGGCGGCCCAGGACGGGGCGCAGCGCCTGTTCGTGCTGGAGGAGAGCCACACCGGCATCCTGCTCAGCCAGCGCAGCCAGGCGCTGCTGCTGCGGGCCCTGGACGCGCTGCCCGCCGAGGGGTGCGGGCGCTAGCCGCGGCCCTTGGTGCGGGTCTGCCCCGGGGCGGCGTGCTTTTCCAGGTGCTGGATGATGA
This DNA window, taken from Pseudomonas alcaligenes, encodes the following:
- a CDS encoding murein L,D-transpeptidase; amino-acid sequence: MLFKECACYPSIVLLVLPLVALAAPQPAPCASPSLSLDDATRGLLDDFYRERDGQPAWADAFRRNWLRAELQALADDGLNPADYPLPDGYDACTERQFSLSYLRGLLDLRRGRQPDMPAERLWRADSEVRPDPRRAVLAAARQHADDPTAAFAAVRPTARRYLDLRAAYAFARRQPLPAWPPLPPGPLLKPGGQDARLPLLRQRLAAQGYLASAEDASSAFDSASVLALQRFQRQHGLQADGVLGPTTLSELNVSALARRDQLRVNLERLRWHVDDLRQARVLINVAAAELSVIDGDRELWRTRTQVGRPARATPLLASRIERLTLNPTWTVPPTILREDKLPAIRADIGFLQQHQMSVYDQQGNLLDPQQLDWSRPGAILLRQAAGPGNPLGRVALRFPNPFAVYLHDTPSQALFDKAPRLFSSGCVRIEAVDQLLPWLLAEDELQAVRDGIASGKTREYRLQQSVALLLGYWTAEVVDGRLRYFPDIYQRDPALLAALLSAHP
- a CDS encoding SPFH domain-containing protein translates to MELGSVIFLFVGLAVAVVFMGFKVVPQGYEWTVERFGRYTNTLKPGLNIIVPVMDRIGRKLNVMESVLDIPPQEAISADNAIVTIDAVCFFQVINSAQAAYEVNNLEHAIRNLVMTNIRTVLGSMELDAMLSQRDAINERLLRTVDEATAPWGIKVTRIEIKDISPPADLVEAMASQMKAERLKRAQILEAEGKRQAEILTAEGEKQAQILKAEGERQAAFLEAEARERAAQAEAEATRMVSEAIAQGNVQAVNYFVAQKYVDALGQLASANNSKVVLMPLEASQVIGAVAGIGEIVRATFDGKDGKKA
- a CDS encoding NfeD family protein, coding for MMEYLQHLSFWDWLAFGTVLLILEVFGAGGYLLWIGVAAACVGVLTYLFPELPWAWQFIVFALLSVLTAVLWWQRQRSAAKPSDVPGLNQRGREFVGRTFVLHEAIVGGRGKIKAGDTLWLVSGPDLPAGSEVRVTGQDGVLLKVEAS
- a CDS encoding lipase family alpha/beta hydrolase → MRGLRVALPLLAGLLAGCQLLDLDRQLHSAQRELLLVPGQLQGERQALVVLLDENDALVGYRIVAPDEQFYFSVERGDYRLLAFVDDNHNFRLDPGEPRHFLPAADAVALRLQPTPAQRAELAGLNPLAPRRDDGSAVPAADLSLGRLYREHPRLRHNYLQVVEFDDPRFDPARIEQGAWRPLDFVREVGYGLYLLRPWQAGREPVVLVHGINDSPRSWRQLAAAIDPQRFQVLLYHYPSGSPLNNSAYLLSEALRDVRLRHGAPRFHLLAHSMGGLVARRSVQLLDPGSSADLCLFMTLSTPWDGHPAAARGVARAPVVAPVWRDMAPGSRYLQELFATPLPAQARHWLLASYQPGGRQPSDGVVPLASQLRAAAQDGAQRLFVLEESHTGILLSQRSQALLLRALDALPAEGCGR